From the Candidatus Hydrogenedentota bacterium genome, one window contains:
- a CDS encoding glycerate kinase — protein MRFVVAPDSFKECAPASVVARSIAEGLAKAQPHAIVDIVPMADGGEGTVDSLVTATGGTIIDLEVTGPLGDPVLATYGLLGDGSTAVIEMAAASGLALVPAARRNPLVTTTRGTGELLCDALDRGVSRIIIGIGGSATNDGGAGAAQALGYSLLDEDGQELPVGGAALARLARIDATRKHRGLAACEILVACDVANPLCGQDGASAVYGPQKGATPEMVRELDDALRHFAEVAAKQMNVHVENLPGAGAAGGLGAGLVVFTGAHLKPGVEIIADAFGLASRIEGADLVITGEGRLDGQSVKGKTPVGVARIAKRLGVPCVAIAGALGPGFEAVYREGVTAAFSLCTGPMSSEYAMENVESLLASAGEAVGRLWTAARGES, from the coding sequence ATGCGCTTTGTAGTAGCGCCAGATTCGTTTAAAGAGTGCGCGCCGGCATCGGTGGTCGCGAGATCCATTGCCGAGGGGCTGGCGAAAGCGCAGCCTCATGCGATCGTAGACATCGTTCCCATGGCGGACGGAGGCGAAGGCACCGTCGATTCGCTGGTTACCGCGACCGGCGGCACGATCATCGACTTAGAAGTAACCGGGCCGTTGGGAGACCCGGTCCTGGCCACATACGGGTTATTGGGAGATGGCTCAACGGCCGTCATCGAGATGGCGGCAGCGTCGGGTTTGGCATTGGTACCCGCCGCGCGACGTAACCCGCTCGTTACGACGACGCGAGGAACAGGCGAACTGCTGTGCGATGCCCTTGACCGTGGCGTATCCCGAATCATCATCGGTATCGGAGGAAGTGCGACCAACGACGGGGGTGCCGGCGCGGCGCAAGCGCTGGGCTACTCGCTGCTCGATGAAGACGGACAGGAACTACCGGTAGGCGGCGCGGCCCTGGCGCGGTTGGCGCGCATTGACGCTACCCGAAAGCACCGGGGTCTCGCAGCGTGCGAGATTCTCGTGGCGTGCGACGTCGCGAATCCGTTGTGCGGACAGGACGGCGCTTCGGCGGTGTACGGCCCTCAGAAGGGCGCTACGCCGGAGATGGTCCGTGAACTGGACGACGCGCTGCGGCACTTCGCGGAAGTGGCAGCTAAGCAAATGAACGTTCACGTGGAAAACTTGCCGGGAGCAGGCGCGGCGGGAGGGCTTGGCGCGGGCCTGGTGGTGTTTACCGGCGCGCACCTCAAGCCGGGCGTGGAGATCATTGCGGATGCGTTCGGCCTGGCCAGCCGGATAGAAGGGGCCGACCTCGTGATAACCGGCGAAGGAAGGCTCGATGGTCAGTCCGTGAAAGGTAAGACCCCGGTAGGTGTGGCGCGAATCGCCAAGCGATTGGGCGTGCCTTGCGTTGCGATTGCGGGGGCTTTGGGGCCCGGCTTCGAGGCGGTCTATCGAGAAGGCGTAACGGCGGCGTTTTCGTTGTGCACCGGACCCATGTCCTCGGAATACGCCATGGAGAACGTAGAGTCGCTTCTGGCCTCGGCGGGCGAGGCCGTGGGACGGTTGTGGACAGCGGCGAGAGGCGAGTCATGA